The Pseudorca crassidens isolate mPseCra1 chromosome 3, mPseCra1.hap1, whole genome shotgun sequence genome includes the window taaaatacctaggaataaacctacctagggagacaaaagacctgtatgcagaaaactataagacactgatgaaagaaattaaagatgataccaacagatgaagagatatactatgttcttggattggaagaatcaatattgtgaaaatgactatactacccaaagcaacctacagattcaatgcaatccctatcaaattaccaatggcattttttatggaactagaacaaatcatcttaaaatttgtatggagacacaaaaggccccgaatagccaaagcagtcttgagggaaaaaaacggagctggaggaatcagactccctgacttcagactatactacaaagctacagtaatcaataaaatatggtactggcacaaaaacagaaacatagatcaatggaacaagatagaaagcacagagataaacccacgcacctatggtcaactaatctttgacaaaggaggcaaagatatacaatggagaaaagacaagtctcttcaataagtggtgcttggaaaactggacagccacatgtaaaagaatgaaattagaacactccctaacaccatacacaaaagtaaactcaaaatggattcatgacctaaatttaagacgggacactataaaattcttagaggaaaacataggaagaacactcttttacataaatcacagcaagatctcttataatccacctcctagagtaatggaaataaaaacaaaaatcaacaaatgggacctaatgaagcttaaaagcttttacacagcaaaggaaaccataaacaagatgaaaagacaaccctcagaatgggagaaaatatttgcaagtgaatcaacggacaaaggattaatctccaaaatatataaagagctcatgcagcccaatattaaagaaacaaatgacccaatccaaaaatgggcagaagacctaaatagacatttctccaaaaaagacatacagtttgccaagaagcacatgaaaagctgctcaacatcactaattattagagaaatgcaaatcaaaactacaatgaggtatcacctcacaccagttagaatgggcatcatcagaaaatccggaaacaacaaatgctggagagggtgtggagaaaagggaacccttttgcactgttggtgggaatgtaaattgatacagccactatggagaacagtatggaggttccttaaaaaactaaaaatagaattaccatatgatccagcaatcccatgactgggcatatacccagagaaaaccataattcaaaaagacacatgcaccccaatgttcattgcagcactatttacaatagccaggtcatagaagccacctaaatgcccatcaatagacgaatggataaagaagttgtggtacatatacacaatggaatattactcagccataaaaaggaatgaaattgagtcatttgttgagacgtggatggatctagagacagtcatacagagtgaagtaagtaagaaagagaaatacaaatatcgtatattaacgcatgtatgtagtacctagaaaaatgttacagatgaaccagtttgcagggcagaagttgagacacagatgtagagaaaaaatgtatggacaccaaggggggaaaaccgtggtggggtgTGGATGGtggtgtgcaaaaaaaaaaaacccattctaGGAGAGATAATGTCAACATACTGAATTATAAATAATCTCTGAAAATGAAGTATTTGGATGAATCatcactttctgtttttttgttttatgaagttcacctttcaaatattattttgatgTTTACCTTGTCCAAAGTGAAAGACATGAAAGCATTCTAATGACCTGTTGGCTAGTTTCCTTTGTTCTTAACATATATCCCAACTTCTGTTCCTTTCAACTGGTACATGCATTTACCAATAGTTACCAGAATTCAGTTTTTATCAAATTAAGAGTGTTTAtaccagaaataagaaaaataaagcttagCAGAAGACCATGATCTTTGTACTATTTATCCAGCTGTCCCCCTTAGAACTTACTGCCTGTTGCTTGGAACAACATTTTCCTTCTTGCCCATGAGATCCTGAGATGCTGGATTTGgtgtttgtttatatattcttgTATTCAAAATATCAAGAACTACATCTCTGGGCAACTAAAAAATTGAGGACAGAAGTGAGcaaacaaagtccctgctctttGGAGCTTCTGCTAGATGAGGAGTGTGCAGTGAAATTATAAGTAAGGAGCTGTAGGCTAGAAAGTGGTCCTTGAGGGGGAAttttctggcagtccagtggattCCGCACTTTTCACTACCGAGGGCCCGtattcgatccctgatcgggttagggttagggtaataagatcccacatcccataAGCCATGCAGTGCGGCaacccccaccccaaaaaagtGATGCTTGAGCATTCCTTTCCTATCTTGGGGAGCCTTCTACAGTGGAAGGATCCAGGTCTCTTGGGACTCTGGCAGATAAACTCTTGGTGAGTTGGACGTGGGCTGGTGTCTCACCTTCCTCAGTGCTGTTTCACTTCCTGGGGTTTGGCCACAACATGCAACATCCGGGTTCCTACTCTCAGACTCTAGGCAGACTCTTTGTGTTtcaccttcctttctttctaccagCCCTTGCCTAGTTACTGGAGTAAAACTTGtctcctctcccttttattcttcacttccaccttcatttcattttattaaacctACTGATGACTTTTGAACATAAGAGTaataagaataaaacattttgttaAGCCCAACTAAAACCCTGTGGTTTGAAATAAAATGagccaaaattaataaacagtgACAGCAAACTTGCTACAAAGCCCTCACAGGCATTTAGAATTCTCCTTGAGGAAGTCTGCATCTGTCTTTGCATCCTACTTTAACGAACTTTGCTTCTTGGTAGTCCCCCTTTTCACTGAGCTGGGCCACTTACATTAAGCTGTGGTTGGAGTTATGCCCTCTCCAGTCTAGAACATGACCAATTCAGACTGTAGGTGGACAAGATTTAAGGGATTCCAGCCACACTTCTCCTAAAAGTCATGTTTTACTAGTGAATGAGAATAAACACCAGTAGGCTGAGGTCTGAGAACatgaattattgttattattattgttgttgttgtcttcACTTTTAGGAAACTCTTCCAATAGCTTCAAGTCATACCTTAGTTTATGAGCTATTGTTACAAACAGTGTCTCTCAAAATGAGACTCCAAATGAACTACATCAGAATCACaagctgtatttatttttttaatcaattaattaattatttttggctgtgttggatcttcattgctgtgcgcatggactttctctagttgcggcgagcgggggctcctcttcgttgaggtgcacgggcttctcattgcggtggcttctcttgttgcagagcacaggctctaggtacgcgggcttcaatagttgtggttcatcagcttagctgctccgtagcatgtgtgatcttccccgaacagggatcaaacccataaaCTCCGCACTGGCAGGTgtattcccaaccactgcatcaccagggaagtcccacaagctgtatttctttaaaatgccAGTTTCCTGGGCCTCATATCATATTGCTTAAAATCTCTAGGGTTGGGGCCTCTCTATGCATTTCTGGTTTTAGATCCTTACAGGTCACAGAAATAGTTAAAATACATTTGTgtgtttacatacattattttttagaattgccattttctttctctgagtaAATGGAACCAGAGGAAGTAGATGAAAacgaaaattactttttaaaaaatcactctctAAAGGAATTAGTATTGTGAAACTTTGCATTCGTGTGACTGGAACTTTACTTTTCCACATGTGCATAATTATTACAAGTCCTTCTTTATACTTCAACCTAAACTTAGACTATGTTATTTCATTTCTACCTGGTTCTACTGAGCAGTTACTCatgtatttattcagcaaacaacCGTTGAGGGACTTCTATGGGCCCCACACTCTCCTGGGATTGGAGATGCCTTTAAGGACCTTACATTTGAGAAGTGCAGTAGACCGAGTATTGGAGTCAAATAGGTAACTAGGGAATTATGATACAATAAGGCAAGCACCGTGATGAGATGTGCGCAACACTCAGGCAAAATAAACTACACAAATAAGTCAtattctgaccacagcactaatCTCCTGACTTCTGCAGCTGCAGAGTCACCCATCATGGGCATGGTTCGTGGTTTTCTGCCACCGGCAGAGGCTCAACACAGTATCTCTTTTAGTAAGGCTTCAGAAAAAGGAGTGTTTATACTTACACAAAAGAAAAGCAGTTTAGACACAATTGTAACTGGAATAAAAAATCTCCAGCCTTAAAGGACTTTTTCTGAACAGGGGAAGTAAAAATGTTTCTACTGCtcttcttacttttaaaaaattagtaggCATGGTCACTGCTCAAAAATCAAATAGGGATATGCTAGAGAAAAGTTGGTTGATTCTTTATATTGCTAAGGGTGGAGTCTTGATGTAATTGGCCCATTGTTTAGCAAAAAAACTTGATCAGAATCTGGATTTGCAGACTTACGCCCTGATCCTAGTTTGGTTGGCTTGGTTTGGAATtagatcagggtttctcaggGTCTGCATTACTGACATTTTaagctggataattctttgttatgggAACCTGTCCTGTACagtgtaggatatttagcagcctccatggcctctacccattagatgccagtagAACCTCGCTGCTCagtcatgacaatcaaaaatgtctccagatattgacaaatgtcccctggggaaggGGCAAAATTGTCCCCAGTGAAGAACCACTGGGTTAGCTGGATAGATTGCTCTGCACTAGAAAGTAACAGCAATTTGGGGATGGTAAGCTGACAtctaggaagacagaaaaaggagAGGCAGCTCCCAGTAGCATAGCAGCAGGCCTGGTTTCAGAAACTACGAGTGACAGGGAAGACACTGGACTTACAAGAAGAGTAATGTCTAATATTGCTTCCTGTTTTGGGATGAACTgaaatttctcttcttcttcttctttttttaaacccacAAATATCCAGTAAAATTCTATTGCTTAACAATGTGGGAATTGTGGCCTCCTCTACCTGAgccccctacccctaccccaccccccggTGAAATCATTTGGCATTGCAGCCCAGAATTCTGGGCAGTGACCAAGAGTGAAGTGAACAGAGGCCCAAGATGACCCTAGGAGCTGTGGGTAGAAGCCATAGGACAATGGAGAAGCTGCACAGACTAACTGAGATGTAGACTTGAAGCATACTTCCCTTTCCCCAAATATTGCAGGAAGGAAGGCAACCATTGCGGTGGAGGAGATAGGCAGACACGAGAAAGAATAACTGATGACAGTAAattctgtctttccctttcttggaaatatctttaaatatagtAGCAGGTGAACATATTTCAGATGGATTAAGCACCATATTTTCTGTATGTATGGGAAAGGATTAGACAACCTTTTGGAAGATGTTTCTAAATTGATGATTTTAAAGCAAGACATGAATATCAAAACAGTGAAAACTAggtacttttaattatttttttaaatgaatgacttaggtaaactttttaaaaatttatttactgagGAAAAACTCTAAGAGCATACAAAAGAAATCCTTAGTTTTTTTGCTCATTGTTGAATTAGGATGGTGAGGAGAGCagtaatcctttcttttttttttttttttaatgccacatagatttttttttattgctaacatattatttttttggcAGACATCAAAGTTACATTAACTTGAATACAGTTTCATTATTCAATTATGAAATGAGATACAGACAAATCTTATAAGCAGGGTTTTGATTACTTAACACAGTAAAATTGTAATTCCAAGTTACAGAGACATTCACATAATGATATTCTTTAGCTACTGACTAATAGCTATATACTGATGACAATAAGAATGGACAATACTTTCTACTTGTGACATTTATCAATAACAACTCTCAAGTAATTAAGTCAAAAATAATGAACATGATGGTCGTATTGTAATTCCAAATAAATATACTATATGCTTGCTGTAggtatgtgtgtattttatttttcagatagtactgaaccctagttgagttaaaaaaatgaataaattaggcATATTACCATGCACTTTGTATCAGCGTGCCTTTATGTTATGTTTTTATGTCAAATAAAGCCTAGAGTTCTAGTCAATTAGAGTAAGTAGTGTTTGAGTCTGTTTAGCCATGGAAAATGGGTTACCTCTAAAAAactggtttgtttcttttgtacAAGAGCAGCGTGTGTTTCCATCTGCTTATTTCCCAGTAACTTTTAGATCCTTGTTTCTAAACTGAATTCGGGGAGATCCCCGGAGAGCACAAGGGGGAGCTTCCAGCTGTAGAACCTTCCACTGGCTTCAGTCTCACCAAGGGTCCCCTCTCTCAGCAACCACACTGCAGTGTCTGATCACAGGGCTTCTTCCCAGtcatcccttccctcttcccttcctgacAACTTACCTCTCCTGGATACTAAAAGAATCACACTCTACTCTTTCCCATCTTGCCATGCTTCCCTGCCTCACCCTCCTTGGAGgtgagaaaagggggaaaaggagaggagaTTCTCTGCTGAGTGGTAAGACAGTGCAAGTGggtaacagaatgaaaaaaagcaaCTAAGAATGATTAGATCAAGATGGGTATTTGTTGTCACAAAACGAAAGAACACTCTAAAGAGTCTTCAacctaataattataaatgggCTAAAAAATTCAAGAGTAAGACACAAGGCGATCTAAACAGGACCTGAAGCAATGGAAGAAAGCAATGATGTTCTCACTAAGAACTCAACATCACTTTAGCTtctgaaagaataaaactggCTGCACATGTTCCTAAGATTACAAATGAAGATAAAAAGGGTCCACAGGCTCTATTCACATGGTTCATGTTTTCAACAAGAACAGAACTATAATTGAATGGAATCTGGTATATTTTCACCAGTTTAGCAGACTATCTTCTAGGAATCTGGTTTGATCAAAGTTTTCTTCTCCAGCTTCTTGCAGTTTCTGCAAGGAAGCCAATAGCACAGCTGCTGCCTCTGGAAGAGTTAGTAGTTGGGGATTTGGGCTTCGTCTTTCGGGCGGCGGCCGGTCGGCGAGGTCCTTCCTCCGGCTCTGGTCGGAGATGAAGCGGCGCCCCTGTGCACCCTTCAGGTAGAGCATAGCTTGTGGAGTCCAATTCCTTCTCTCAAAGAGTCTCTGCGGAGCACTGTTCGAATTTCCCATGAAAGAAAACACCAGGAAAAGAGTCAAGGTTGTTACCACCAGACTTGTGAATCCCTTCATGTTCTACCCCTTTCCAGAAGCTGCAATAACTATAACTTAACctctgagttttctaattttgttctgAAGGTGGGGCTTTTAAATCTTAGGGTCAAGGATCCCTCCTGATTTTGCATAGAGCTAGTGTCCACAGGGACTTCCTGTCAGTCTTCAAGATTGAGAGGATCTCGAGAGCAGTAATCCTTTCTTTAgccaatttatttttcaaatgtggtTACTATCATTTtagtaaaaaatacatatatatgtatatatatttgttatatgaATATATCAGTATGTTAGGTGACCTCATTTCAACTCAGAAATTTAAGCAGATGGATTCAATATAAACCAGGTGAGATGATCTTCCTGTAGAAGTCACTCTAACACGGTAAGATTTCTTTAGGTTGATGGTATTACTAGGACCTATAATGTTATCAAGACTTGAACAAGTGTGAAGGGAAGAGAACTGGAGCCCAGCATTTTCTACTTCTATTAGTCCTAAGAGATGCTCTGAGAaatcaaatatacagaaaaaaagtttGAGACATGTCACATAGTAGGTTCCCTTCTTGGAGTTTCATGATTCACATTAATACATAAAAACTCTGAGAAGTCCCACAACAATAAATTTAACTTCACTTACCCCCAAATTTCCAAGCTTATTTATTATTCTATGGGACACACTTTGAATTACACCACTGTACGCTAACCAATGGTTTTAACATCTGAAGAAAGAATGAGTAAGCAGAAGTGTATTTGGTAGGGAAGGGGAAGGTTGGCTTGGGatcaagaaaagggaaaaacccCAAGGTTAAGAATGTAATGTGTCAGCTACCTTTAACACTGTATAGGAGACTCTGACTGATGAACATGGGTGTTCTGGTTTGATTGGTAGGCACGCACCCAGCATGCAAATGGATATGCCAAGACTTTTAAGTTTGATACAATAGCCATGAAGATCATTCAGATACTCCTCTGATTCTATGCTCAGCAAGCAGCTTTCTGGCTGTGACTTGGCTTTCCATATAACTTTATCTGTAGGGAGAAAAAGCAATGATATTGTTCCAGTGCATTTGATAATTTCTTTTTGCAAATCATTCAGTAAACCGGCATGAGTGTCTTGTGAGCTCCATCAGCTGAGTAAGTCCAGCTAATCCTAACTGCTTCAGGGAACTCTAGAAAACATCAGCTTTGCACCTGCAAGCTCAGGACTAATCTTTGGTTTTAATGATCCTTCCTAAGTACTAGCATCTTCCATTCTCAAACCCAACTTGAATGGACTCCTTTAAAAATAGATTCTCTTCACTCCTATTAACTACAACCAAATGACAAAGGTAAGTTCTGGAAAAGAAAGTTcttaaaacaatgacaacaacaacaaatctcaTGTATAAAcctgtgcttctcaaactgggAAATGCAGGTACATGGCGTGGAGCAAAGATACACACAAAGCCCCAAGACAAACATGGTAAATCTTCCAGGATTGCCCATTTTATTCGacctaaaaattacttttatattgAAACAAACATGGATATACCTTGGAATAGAATGAAAAACCCCTTTGAAATTTTAGGATAAAATGTGAAACATCAAAAATTTCACACTTGTGGAAGACCACTTTGGACTTTGCCCTCAAGACTGCCCTGGAAAGGGGATGGTGGCATGGTAGTAATTATCATTATCTGTGATGGAAAATCGTGGGGGTCATggcttaagaaaaatttaaaaggaaagaggaaaaataccTAACACTT containing:
- the LOC137220654 gene encoding spexin — translated: MKGFTSLVVTTLTLFLVFSFMGNSNSAPQRLFERRNWTPQAMLYLKGAQGRRFISDQSRRKDLADRPPPERRSPNPQLLTLPEAAAVLLASLQKLQEAGEENFDQTRFLEDSLLNW